The following are encoded together in the Triticum dicoccoides isolate Atlit2015 ecotype Zavitan chromosome 6B, WEW_v2.0, whole genome shotgun sequence genome:
- the LOC119320254 gene encoding uncharacterized protein LOC119320254 — protein MEVKKPRAAAMAALCVLLLLLLLPGQAAAKSRSEFCECFDGCYLSCRNDHHNPRWACIPSCQDSCTIFTSQAGGGAAPCDCETRACESSAAPADAPDAAVR, from the exons atggaggtgaagaagccgagggcgGCCGCCATGGCCGCGCTGTGCGtgctcctcctcctgctgctgctgcccGGGCAGGCGGCCGCCAAGTCCCGGTCCGAGTTCTGCGAGTGCTTCGACGGGTGCTACCTCAGCTGCAGGAACGACCACCACAACCCGCGCTGGGCCTGCATCCCGTCCTGCCAAGACTCGTGCACCATCTTCACCAGCcaggccggcggcggcgccgccccGTGCGACTGCGAGACACGCGCCTGCGAATCGTCAGCGGCGCCGGCCG ATGCACCTGACGCCGCGGTTCGATAA